From Bacillota bacterium, one genomic window encodes:
- a CDS encoding cell wall hydrolase — translation MSTNTISLILLLVLVFAAVGATGQPATAPGDESILPPSPAPTPEPTPDPSPAPSPEPLPEPSPEPSPPGQSYQASPEERLLLARLIRAEAEAEPFDGQVAVGAVVLNRVESPDYPDTVRDVIFHVDNGYVQFTPVANGTINLPPTETAIEAADRALEGEDPSFGATGFYNPAKSYDPWVRTRPVTVVIGNHVFFK, via the coding sequence ATGAGCACGAACACGATTTCGTTGATCCTGCTGCTTGTCTTGGTCTTCGCTGCAGTTGGGGCAACAGGCCAGCCGGCCACGGCCCCCGGCGACGAATCGATCCTCCCGCCGAGCCCGGCACCCACACCGGAGCCGACGCCCGACCCTTCGCCTGCACCGTCTCCTGAACCGCTCCCCGAGCCATCTCCCGAGCCATCCCCGCCGGGACAAAGCTACCAGGCCAGCCCCGAAGAGCGCCTTCTCCTCGCAAGACTGATCCGCGCTGAGGCGGAAGCGGAGCCGTTCGACGGGCAGGTCGCCGTGGGGGCGGTCGTTCTTAACCGCGTGGAAAGCCCGGATTATCCGGACACCGTGCGGGACGTCATCTTTCACGTGGACAACGGCTACGTGCAGTTCACGCCCGTCGCCAATGGCACCATCAACTTGCCGCCCACCGAGACCGCCATCGAGGCGGCCGACCGGGCGCTCGAGGGTGAGGACCCTTCGTTTGGGGCGACAGGTTTCTATAACCCGGCGAAGAGCTACGACCCGTGGGTTCGGACAAGGCCCGTGACTGTGGTAATAGGCAACCACGTCTTCTTCAAGTGA
- a CDS encoding metal-sensitive transcriptional regulator: MTDGGVNHAVENVPEKSLSDRGELALAREDRGKGGEAAPDSRDGVESMNGADGSMLAGSGNGGGIQAERDGATLDLDALVLSDDARSDIVSRLKRIEGQARGIRKMIEDGRSCEDVIIQVAALKAAVAQVGIAIAGSHLVDCVARDMEASPASRAALARFVKIFSKLS; this comes from the coding sequence ATGACAGACGGTGGGGTGAATCACGCGGTGGAGAACGTGCCGGAGAAATCGCTATCCGACCGGGGAGAACTGGCCCTTGCACGAGAAGACCGAGGGAAGGGTGGCGAAGCCGCCCCGGACTCGCGCGACGGCGTAGAGAGCATGAATGGAGCAGACGGCTCCATGCTTGCTGGCAGCGGAAACGGGGGAGGCATTCAGGCGGAACGTGACGGTGCTACGCTGGACCTCGACGCCCTCGTTCTGAGCGACGACGCGCGGAGCGACATAGTCTCTCGCCTGAAGCGCATCGAGGGCCAGGCCAGGGGCATCAGGAAAATGATCGAGGACGGGCGGAGCTGCGAGGACGTGATCATCCAGGTGGCGGCGTTGAAGGCCGCGGTGGCTCAGGTCGGCATAGCCATTGCCGGGTCTCACTTGGTGGACTGCGTAGCGCGTGACATGGAGGCAAGCCCAGCGAGCCGGGCGGCGCTCGCGAGGTTTGTGAAGATCTTCAGCAAGCTGTCGTGA
- the trxA gene encoding thioredoxin encodes MTKGVIEVSDATFAQEVLKSEEPVLVDFWAEWCGPCRMMAPVVEDIATDYAGRMKVAKLNVDENRVSATTYGIMSIPTLALFKGGQLVQKFVGFMPKHELARRIDAVL; translated from the coding sequence ATGACGAAGGGAGTCATTGAGGTAAGCGACGCCACTTTCGCTCAAGAGGTGCTGAAATCTGAAGAGCCGGTGCTCGTGGATTTCTGGGCGGAGTGGTGCGGTCCGTGCAGAATGATGGCGCCCGTGGTCGAGGACATCGCCACGGACTACGCGGGCAGAATGAAGGTAGCCAAGCTGAACGTGGACGAGAACCGCGTGTCCGCGACCACGTACGGCATAATGAGCATCCCCACCCTCGCGCTGTTCAAGGGAGGCCAGCTGGTCCAGAAGTTCGTGGGGTTCATGCCCAAGCACGAGCTGGCGAGGAGGATCGACGCCGTCCTGTAG